The following proteins are encoded in a genomic region of Flammeovirga pectinis:
- a CDS encoding DMT family transporter, with translation MHWIYLLLAITSEIIATTALKNADGFTKLVPSIVTLVGYTISFFLLSLALKSIPMGIAYAIWSGIGIVAISIIGYVIHQQTLSTPVLIGIGFIIIGVIIINLFSSTSL, from the coding sequence ATGCATTGGATTTATCTACTTTTAGCAATTACCTCAGAAATTATCGCTACAACAGCATTAAAAAATGCTGATGGTTTCACCAAACTAGTACCTTCTATTGTGACTTTAGTTGGTTACACAATTTCGTTCTTCTTGTTGTCGTTAGCATTAAAAAGTATTCCTATGGGAATAGCATATGCAATTTGGTCTGGTATCGGAATCGTTGCTATTTCAATTATTGGCTATGTTATTCATCAACAAACTCTTTCAACTCCTGTTCTGATAGGAATAGGTTTTATTATAATTGGAGTAATTATAATAAATCTTTTTTCTAGTACTTCTCTATAA
- the rlmN gene encoding 23S rRNA (adenine(2503)-C(2))-methyltransferase RlmN, translating into MIESKKKDIRKMTPDQIKDFLTENGEKGFRAKQIQDWLWKSSAKSFDEMTNLSKKTRELLQENFEILPVTTFKAQKSNDGTIKSAFQLHDKHLVEGVLIPAEPRMTACISSQVGCSLTCSFCATGYMDRKRNLDAAEIYDQVVAINDQAMEAFNTGLTNIVYMGMGEPLLNYKNMMESVEKITSPNGLGMSAKRITVSTAGIAKMIRKLGDDEVKFNLALSLHAANDEKRNQIMPINEQNTLEVLREALKYYFSKTKNPVTYEYIVFNNFNDSLKDAEELYQFTRHLPSKVNIIEYNPISEADFLNAKVDKIQKFADYLSKKGVNIHVRRSRGKDIDAACGQLANKNK; encoded by the coding sequence ATGATAGAATCAAAGAAAAAAGATATAAGAAAAATGACTCCAGACCAGATTAAGGATTTCCTTACTGAAAATGGAGAAAAAGGATTTAGAGCAAAGCAAATTCAGGATTGGCTATGGAAAAGCTCTGCTAAATCTTTTGACGAGATGACTAACCTGTCAAAAAAGACAAGGGAATTATTACAAGAAAATTTTGAAATACTTCCTGTTACTACTTTTAAAGCACAAAAAAGTAATGATGGCACTATAAAATCGGCTTTTCAATTACATGATAAACACCTTGTAGAAGGTGTACTTATACCTGCAGAACCAAGAATGACTGCTTGTATATCTTCTCAAGTTGGTTGCTCATTGACATGCTCTTTTTGTGCTACAGGCTATATGGATAGAAAGCGTAATTTAGATGCTGCAGAAATATATGATCAAGTAGTTGCTATAAATGACCAAGCAATGGAAGCCTTTAATACAGGTCTTACTAATATTGTATACATGGGTATGGGAGAACCTTTACTCAATTATAAAAATATGATGGAGTCTGTTGAAAAAATCACTTCTCCGAATGGATTGGGAATGTCTGCGAAACGAATTACCGTTTCTACCGCAGGAATTGCTAAGATGATTAGAAAACTAGGCGATGATGAAGTGAAGTTTAACCTTGCTTTATCTCTTCATGCTGCGAATGATGAAAAGCGTAACCAAATTATGCCTATCAATGAGCAAAATACTTTAGAAGTATTACGTGAAGCGCTCAAATACTATTTTAGTAAAACAAAGAATCCTGTTACTTACGAGTATATAGTATTTAATAATTTCAATGATTCCTTAAAAGATGCAGAGGAGCTTTATCAATTCACTAGACATTTACCTTCTAAAGTAAATATCATTGAATATAATCCAATCTCAGAAGCAGATTTCCTTAATGCTAAAGTTGATAAAATTCAGAAGTTTGCTGATTACTTATCGAAGAAAGGTGTTAATATTCATGTGAGACGAAGTAGAGGAAAAGATATTGATGCTGCATGTGGGCAGCTTGCAAATAAAAATAAATAA
- the gyrA gene encoding DNA gyrase subunit A encodes MADENIISINIEDEMKSAYIDYSMSVIVSRALPDVRDGLKPVHRRVLYGMAELGLSYNRSYKKSARIVGEVLGKYHPHGDSSVYETMVRMAQPWSLRYTLVDGQGNFGSIDGDSPAAMRYTEARMKEIAGEMLADIKKDTVDFEPNFDDSLKEPSVMPARIPNLLLNGASGIAVGMATNMAPHNMTEVCDAIISYVDNPDITMDELTEIVKGPDFPTGAIIYGYDGVKKALETGRGRVVMRAVTEFEPLPNGREQIVVSEIPYMVNKANMIEKTADLVNDKKIEGISAIRDESDKSGIRIVYELKKDAISDVVLNHLFKQTALQSSFSVNNIALVKGRPRTLNLHDMIRHYVDHRHDVIIRRTKFELAEAERRLHILEGYLKALDNLDEVIALIRASKDAETAKGQLIARFEFSEIQAKAILEMRLQRLTGLERDKIDQEYSEVAELVDDLRDILARRERQMEIIRTDLVELKEKYGDERRSKIVYNADDLDIEDLIADEEMVITISHEGYIKRTPLKEYKAQGRGGVGSRGASTKSDDFTEHLFVASNHNYLLLFTNLGRVYWQKVFRLPEGSKIAKGRPLQNLLNIREGEKVQAVICTKNLSDQDYINNHYLMMLTEKGIVKKTVLEAYSRPRRDGINAININEGDKLFNVMLTDGQNDVVIATRMGMATRFNEEKVRSMGRGATGVKGIVLKGEEDAVVGMACIAQDELESKSLMVISENGFGKRTLLDEYPLRTNRGGKGVKAMQVTDKTGKLSALFSVEETDDLIVITKEGITIRTAVSNFRTMGRATQGVKAIRLNEKDEISSVEIVPKIEDEDIEDMDLNNEGEGSEGTSENPSNETPNSEDTTTEE; translated from the coding sequence ATGGCGGACGAAAATATCATCTCTATCAACATAGAGGACGAAATGAAAAGTGCCTACATTGATTACTCAATGTCGGTTATTGTTTCTCGTGCTCTTCCTGATGTAAGAGACGGTCTAAAGCCTGTTCACAGGCGTGTATTATACGGAATGGCTGAGCTTGGACTTAGTTATAACCGTTCTTATAAAAAATCAGCAAGAATCGTTGGTGAAGTACTTGGTAAGTATCACCCCCACGGTGATTCTTCAGTTTATGAAACAATGGTACGTATGGCTCAACCATGGTCTTTACGATACACATTAGTTGATGGACAAGGAAACTTCGGTTCTATTGATGGTGACTCTCCTGCAGCAATGCGTTATACGGAAGCCCGTATGAAAGAAATTGCTGGTGAGATGCTTGCTGATATTAAGAAAGATACAGTAGACTTCGAACCTAACTTTGATGATTCTTTAAAAGAACCATCGGTTATGCCTGCAAGAATCCCTAACCTTCTATTAAATGGAGCGTCAGGAATTGCTGTTGGTATGGCAACAAATATGGCACCTCACAATATGACTGAGGTTTGTGACGCAATTATCTCTTATGTTGATAATCCAGATATTACAATGGATGAATTAACTGAGATCGTTAAAGGTCCTGACTTCCCTACCGGTGCTATTATTTATGGTTATGATGGTGTAAAGAAAGCTTTAGAAACAGGACGTGGACGTGTAGTAATGCGTGCAGTCACAGAATTTGAACCACTTCCTAACGGACGTGAACAAATTGTTGTTTCTGAAATCCCTTACATGGTCAACAAGGCAAACATGATTGAAAAGACTGCCGACTTGGTCAATGATAAGAAGATTGAAGGTATTTCTGCAATTCGTGACGAATCTGATAAAAGTGGTATCCGTATCGTTTATGAATTAAAGAAAGATGCTATCTCTGATGTTGTTCTTAATCACCTTTTCAAGCAAACGGCTTTACAAAGTTCATTCAGTGTAAATAATATTGCACTTGTAAAAGGTAGACCTAGAACATTAAACCTTCATGATATGATCAGACATTATGTCGATCACCGTCATGATGTTATCATCAGAAGAACTAAATTTGAATTAGCAGAAGCTGAACGTCGTCTTCATATTTTAGAAGGTTACTTAAAAGCTTTAGATAATTTAGATGAAGTTATTGCATTAATTAGAGCTTCTAAAGATGCAGAAACTGCTAAAGGTCAGTTGATTGCTAGATTTGAATTTAGTGAAATTCAAGCAAAAGCAATTCTCGAAATGAGATTACAACGTTTGACTGGACTTGAAAGAGATAAAATTGATCAAGAATACTCAGAAGTTGCTGAACTTGTTGATGACCTTAGAGATATTTTAGCAAGAAGAGAACGTCAGATGGAAATCATCCGTACCGATCTTGTTGAGCTAAAAGAGAAATATGGTGATGAAAGAAGATCAAAAATCGTTTATAACGCTGATGATCTTGACATCGAAGATTTAATTGCTGACGAAGAAATGGTTATTACTATTTCTCATGAAGGCTATATCAAAAGAACTCCTCTAAAAGAATACAAAGCACAAGGTCGTGGCGGTGTAGGATCTAGAGGTGCTTCTACTAAGAGTGATGATTTTACTGAACATTTATTTGTTGCAAGTAATCATAACTACCTATTGTTATTTACTAACTTAGGAAGAGTATACTGGCAAAAAGTATTCCGCCTTCCTGAAGGTAGTAAGATTGCTAAAGGTCGTCCTCTTCAGAATTTATTAAATATTAGAGAGGGTGAAAAAGTACAAGCAGTAATTTGTACTAAGAACCTAAGTGATCAAGATTATATCAATAATCACTATCTAATGATGTTGACAGAAAAAGGTATCGTTAAGAAAACGGTTCTTGAAGCTTATTCAAGACCTAGACGTGACGGTATTAATGCTATCAACATTAACGAAGGGGATAAATTATTCAATGTTATGTTGACTGATGGTCAAAATGATGTTGTTATTGCCACACGTATGGGTATGGCTACTCGCTTTAACGAAGAAAAAGTTCGTTCAATGGGTAGAGGTGCTACAGGTGTTAAAGGTATTGTTCTTAAAGGTGAAGAAGATGCTGTTGTCGGTATGGCTTGTATTGCACAAGACGAACTTGAAAGCAAATCACTAATGGTTATTTCTGAGAATGGCTTCGGTAAACGAACATTATTAGATGAATATCCTCTAAGAACTAACCGTGGTGGTAAAGGTGTTAAAGCAATGCAAGTAACTGATAAAACAGGTAAATTATCTGCTTTATTCTCTGTTGAAGAGACAGACGACTTAATTGTAATCACTAAAGAAGGTATTACTATCAGAACTGCAGTAAGTAACTTCCGTACAATGGGTAGAGCTACTCAAGGAGTGAAAGCAATTCGCTTAAATGAAAAAGATGAAATTTCTTCTGTAGAAATCGTTCCTAAAATTGAGGACGAAGATATTGAAGATATGGATTTAAATAATGAAGGTGAAGGATCTGAAGGAACATCGGAAAATCCAAGTAATGAAACACCAAACTCTGAGGACACAACAACCGAAGAATAG
- a CDS encoding ATP-dependent Clp protease ATP-binding subunit: protein MEAKFSNRVKEVISLSREEALRLGHDYIGTEHLLLGMIREGEGYAITLLKKLSVNLNDLKDAIEQSTKSTANFNVKNLANIPLTRQSEKTLKITYLEAKIFKSSLIGTEHLLLSILRDEDNLATQILQRYDVNYDVVKEMIEFQGENPTASSSTDDDDPQAKGSGSWSSRPESSKSTEKSKTPVLDNFGRDLTTYAEEGKLDPIVGRDKEIERVAQVLSRRKKNNPILIGEPGVGKTAIAEGLALRIVQKKVSRVLFGKRVVTLDLASLVAGTKYRGQFEERMKAVMNELEKAPEVILFIDEIHTIVGAGGASGSLDASNMFKPALARGDIQCIGATTLDEYRQYIEKDGALARRFQMVMVDPTTPEETVEILNNIKGKYEQHHHVEYSEEALAACVKFSDRYISDRFLPDKAIDVLDEVGARVHINNIHVPENIVKLETQIEDIKEEKNKVVKRQKYEEAAKLRDTEKKLLEDLDKAKEIWEKETNETIYPVTEEDVAEVVAMMTGIPVNRVAQSEGKKLLKMNEDLQGKVIGQDAAIEKLSKAIRRTRVGLKDPKKPIGSFIFLGPTGVGKTELTKVLASHLFDKEDALVRIDMSEYMEKFSVSRLVGAPPGYVGYEEGGQLTEKIRRKPYSVILLDEIEKAHPDVFNILLQVLDDGILTDGLGRRVDFRNTVIIMTSNIGVRDLKDFGTGIGFNTQTAAENQDAAMQSTIQKALKKAFAPEFLNRLDDVIIFNSLERSHIHKIIDISLSKLFERVIAMGYQIEVTDKAKDFLSDKGYDPQYGARPLNRAIQKYLEDPMAEEILGGDIEEGDTILADYSGEGEELSVSIKKNNIKKKSEEE, encoded by the coding sequence ATGGAGGCAAAATTTTCTAACAGAGTCAAAGAAGTAATTTCCTTAAGTAGGGAAGAAGCTTTGCGCCTTGGCCATGATTATATCGGAACAGAACATTTACTGCTCGGTATGATACGTGAAGGTGAGGGATATGCAATTACTTTATTAAAAAAGCTGAGTGTAAACTTAAATGATCTTAAGGATGCCATTGAACAGTCTACAAAAAGCACAGCTAATTTTAATGTAAAGAATCTTGCAAACATCCCACTAACAAGACAATCAGAAAAAACGCTTAAAATAACATATTTAGAGGCTAAAATATTTAAATCTAGTCTAATAGGTACAGAACATTTGTTATTGTCTATACTTAGAGACGAAGATAATTTAGCAACTCAAATTTTACAGCGTTACGATGTAAACTATGATGTAGTCAAAGAAATGATTGAATTCCAAGGAGAAAACCCAACAGCGTCGTCAAGCACTGATGATGACGACCCACAAGCAAAAGGGAGTGGCTCATGGAGCTCTCGCCCTGAATCATCAAAAAGCACTGAAAAATCTAAGACTCCTGTCCTAGACAATTTTGGTCGTGACCTTACAACTTATGCTGAAGAAGGTAAATTAGACCCTATTGTTGGTAGAGACAAAGAGATCGAAAGAGTTGCACAAGTTCTATCAAGACGAAAAAAGAACAACCCAATTCTTATCGGTGAACCAGGAGTTGGTAAAACTGCAATTGCAGAAGGATTAGCACTACGAATTGTTCAAAAGAAAGTATCTAGAGTACTTTTTGGTAAGCGTGTTGTTACTTTAGACCTAGCATCTTTAGTAGCAGGAACAAAATACCGTGGTCAGTTTGAGGAAAGAATGAAAGCGGTAATGAATGAGCTTGAAAAAGCTCCTGAAGTAATTCTATTTATAGATGAAATTCACACCATTGTTGGTGCGGGTGGAGCTTCTGGATCATTAGATGCTTCTAATATGTTTAAACCAGCTTTAGCTCGTGGCGATATACAATGTATTGGTGCCACTACTTTAGATGAATATAGACAATATATTGAAAAAGATGGTGCTTTAGCACGTCGTTTCCAAATGGTAATGGTAGACCCTACTACGCCAGAGGAGACTGTAGAAATCTTAAACAATATTAAAGGGAAATACGAACAACATCATCATGTAGAATATTCTGAAGAAGCTTTAGCTGCATGTGTAAAGTTCTCTGATCGTTACATTAGTGATCGTTTCCTTCCAGATAAAGCAATTGATGTTCTTGATGAAGTTGGTGCACGTGTACACATTAACAACATTCATGTTCCTGAAAATATCGTTAAACTCGAAACACAAATCGAGGATATTAAAGAAGAAAAGAATAAAGTTGTAAAAAGACAAAAATACGAAGAAGCTGCAAAGCTTCGTGATACGGAAAAGAAACTTTTAGAAGATCTTGATAAAGCCAAAGAAATTTGGGAAAAAGAGACAAATGAAACTATCTATCCTGTAACCGAAGAAGATGTTGCTGAAGTAGTTGCAATGATGACAGGTATTCCTGTAAATAGAGTAGCTCAGTCAGAAGGTAAGAAACTTCTGAAAATGAACGAAGATTTACAAGGTAAAGTAATCGGTCAAGATGCTGCAATTGAAAAACTTTCAAAAGCTATTCGTCGTACTCGTGTTGGTTTAAAAGATCCTAAGAAGCCAATTGGTTCATTTATATTTCTAGGACCAACAGGTGTAGGTAAAACAGAATTAACTAAAGTATTAGCTTCTCATTTATTTGATAAAGAGGATGCATTAGTACGTATAGATATGTCTGAGTATATGGAGAAATTCTCTGTATCTCGTTTGGTTGGAGCACCTCCGGGCTATGTTGGCTACGAAGAAGGTGGTCAATTAACAGAAAAAATCAGACGTAAACCTTATAGTGTTATTTTATTAGATGAAATAGAAAAGGCACACCCTGATGTTTTTAACATACTTCTTCAAGTTCTTGATGATGGTATTTTAACTGATGGCTTAGGTAGACGAGTAGACTTCCGAAACACAGTTATCATCATGACTTCAAATATTGGAGTAAGAGATCTTAAAGATTTTGGAACAGGGATTGGATTCAACACACAAACTGCTGCTGAAAATCAAGATGCTGCAATGCAAAGCACAATTCAAAAAGCCTTGAAAAAAGCATTTGCTCCAGAATTTCTAAATCGTCTTGATGATGTAATTATCTTTAATTCTCTTGAAAGATCACATATCCATAAAATTATAGATATATCTCTTTCTAAATTATTCGAAAGAGTAATTGCAATGGGGTATCAAATTGAGGTTACTGATAAAGCTAAAGATTTCTTATCTGACAAAGGGTATGATCCACAATATGGAGCTAGACCTTTAAATAGAGCGATCCAAAAATATTTGGAAGATCCTATGGCAGAAGAAATACTTGGTGGAGATATTGAAGAAGGAGATACAATTCTTGCTGACTACTCAGGTGAAGGTGAAGAGTTATCTGTTTCAATTAAGAAAAATAATATCAAGAAAAAATCTGAAGAAGAATAA
- a CDS encoding WbqC family protein yields MTALIDLHFFPNIEYFTVIAHCETLYVEKYENFQKQSYRNRCYIKTAQKIDRLSVPILGANKGKPLRKVKIDNTTNWAIKHWRSIHSAYGRSPYFEYYENEIKDVLCKEYDTLFELNYALLECICKLIGLRTRLELTTSYNKTTDKEILDLRNEISSKNSSTIVNEVSYIQVFGNSFDGNLSILDLLFCEGPNTISILKSQNSELIIH; encoded by the coding sequence ATGACTGCTCTAATTGACTTACATTTCTTTCCGAACATTGAATATTTCACTGTAATTGCCCACTGTGAGACACTCTATGTTGAGAAATATGAAAATTTTCAGAAACAAAGTTATCGTAATAGATGCTACATAAAGACTGCTCAAAAAATTGATCGATTAAGTGTTCCTATTTTAGGAGCAAATAAAGGTAAGCCTCTTAGAAAAGTTAAAATTGATAATACAACAAATTGGGCTATTAAACATTGGAGGAGTATACATTCAGCCTATGGTAGATCGCCCTATTTTGAGTACTATGAAAACGAAATTAAAGATGTTCTATGTAAAGAATACGATACTTTATTTGAATTAAACTATGCATTATTAGAATGTATTTGTAAGCTAATTGGACTTAGAACGAGATTAGAATTAACTACATCATACAATAAAACAACTGATAAAGAGATACTTGACCTTAGAAATGAAATAAGTTCAAAAAATTCATCAACAATTGTTAATGAAGTTTCGTATATTCAAGTATTCGGTAACTCATTTGATGGAAATTTAAGTATCCTTGACTTACTTTTTTGTGAAGGACCTAACACAATTTCTATTTTAAAATCACAAAATAGTGAATTAATCATTCATTAA
- the trmB gene encoding tRNA (guanosine(46)-N7)-methyltransferase TrmB, translated as MGRRKLIKFDENNNRAYVIEEGKPLYETIKGNWRKEVFKNENPVVLELACGRGEYTTGLAQVYPDKNFIGIDIKGDRIWKGGNVVDEKELTNAAFLRTHIQNLEKYFEKGEVDEIWIIHPDPRPKDRDAKRRMTHPRFLNIYKNLLKENGLVRFKTDSKELFEYSVETLVDQKVQLEAITFDLYESKLLKEHHGIVTRYEKHFTELGHKVHYLKFRFNQ; from the coding sequence ATGGGTAGAAGAAAATTAATAAAGTTCGACGAAAATAATAACAGAGCATACGTTATTGAAGAAGGAAAACCTTTATATGAAACTATAAAAGGGAATTGGAGAAAAGAAGTTTTTAAAAATGAAAACCCTGTAGTTTTAGAGCTTGCCTGCGGACGTGGTGAATACACAACTGGACTTGCTCAAGTGTATCCTGATAAGAATTTTATTGGAATTGATATTAAAGGAGATAGAATTTGGAAAGGTGGCAATGTAGTTGATGAAAAAGAACTTACAAATGCTGCTTTCTTAAGAACTCATATCCAAAACCTTGAAAAATATTTTGAAAAAGGCGAAGTAGACGAGATTTGGATTATTCACCCTGATCCAAGACCAAAAGACCGTGATGCAAAGCGTAGAATGACTCATCCTAGATTTTTAAACATCTATAAGAACCTATTAAAAGAGAATGGTCTTGTCCGTTTTAAAACAGATAGTAAAGAATTATTTGAATATTCTGTTGAAACACTTGTAGATCAAAAAGTACAATTAGAAGCAATTACATTTGATTTGTATGAATCAAAATTATTAAAAGAACACCATGGTATTGTAACTCGTTACGAAAAGCATTTTACAGAGCTTGGTCATAAAGTTCATTATCTAAAATTTAGATTCAATCAATAG
- a CDS encoding ParA family protein, translating to MAKVISFATQKGGVGKSTLLMLTASAVHNRTNKKVLVIDCDPQKSVKDIYATEGADKEQSYDVISFNWKQPRAEENFDKTLALAEKKYDAIFLDVPGRIEGKEIYFSVLVSDVVIVPVVASVLDMRATIRFLKTLPMIKEMKEKQGYNFDVFGIVNKKDQTVEHQKLKELAGIGGMEFFYSPISNLVRYKRGISTVYDITDPTIKDDEFNQYFDEFCTKCLF from the coding sequence ATGGCTAAAGTGATTTCTTTCGCAACCCAAAAAGGAGGCGTAGGTAAAAGTACATTATTGATGTTAACAGCATCAGCAGTACATAATAGAACAAATAAGAAGGTTTTAGTGATTGACTGTGATCCACAAAAATCTGTAAAAGATATATATGCAACAGAAGGTGCAGATAAAGAACAATCGTATGATGTAATTTCATTCAATTGGAAGCAACCTCGTGCAGAAGAAAATTTTGATAAAACATTAGCATTAGCAGAGAAAAAATACGATGCTATTTTCCTTGATGTACCAGGTAGAATAGAAGGTAAAGAGATTTATTTTAGTGTTTTAGTTTCTGATGTAGTTATTGTTCCTGTTGTTGCTAGTGTATTAGATATGCGTGCAACTATTCGTTTCTTAAAAACATTACCAATGATTAAAGAAATGAAAGAAAAGCAAGGGTATAATTTTGATGTTTTTGGTATTGTTAATAAAAAAGATCAAACCGTTGAGCATCAAAAGTTAAAAGAACTTGCGGGTATTGGAGGTATGGAATTTTTCTACTCTCCAATTTCTAATTTAGTACGTTACAAAAGAGGGATTTCAACTGTTTATGATATTACAGACCCTACAATTAAGGATGATGAATTCAATCAATATTTTGATGAATTCTGTACAAAATGCTTATTTTAA
- a CDS encoding CYTH domain-containing protein, whose protein sequence is MSEKESLEIERKFLVKSFNPKLASKFFRIVQGYITAEKTKTVRVRIKGEKGFITIKGQSSDDGLSRYEWEKEIPVSEVEALLKLCEPGLIDKIRYEIPIGEHIYEVDIFEGDNKGLIVAEVELSSKDETFEKPDWLGNEVTGDNRYYNAMLMKTPFSKW, encoded by the coding sequence ATGAGCGAGAAAGAATCTTTAGAAATTGAAAGAAAGTTTTTAGTCAAATCATTTAATCCAAAACTTGCTTCTAAATTTTTTAGAATCGTGCAAGGCTACATCACTGCTGAAAAAACAAAAACAGTACGTGTTAGAATAAAAGGAGAAAAAGGGTTCATCACTATAAAAGGGCAATCAAGCGATGATGGACTTTCACGCTATGAGTGGGAAAAAGAAATTCCTGTTAGTGAAGTTGAAGCACTATTAAAACTATGTGAACCTGGATTGATTGATAAAATTAGATATGAAATCCCTATCGGAGAACATATTTATGAAGTTGATATTTTTGAAGGAGACAACAAAGGTTTAATAGTAGCTGAAGTTGAATTATCATCAAAAGACGAAACTTTTGAAAAACCTGATTGGTTAGGCAATGAAGTAACAGGTGATAATAGATATTATAATGCCATGTTAATGAAAACACCTTTTAGTAAATGGTAA
- a CDS encoding trans-sulfuration enzyme family protein: MKKNKKYGFSTTAIHAGQEPDPTTGAVIPPIYATSTYAQTAPGEHKGFEYTRSHNPTRYAYEDAVAALEGGVKGFAFASGLAASATVLDILEGGSHVIAMNDLYGGTFRLFDKVRKYSAKLEFSFIDLNDLDALKAAIKPNTKMIWAETPTNPMLRLVDLEKVAQIGKENNIITVCDNTFATPYLQKPLELGFDMVAHSATKYINGHSDVVGGIVVVGENKELEESMTFLQNAVGSVQGPFDSFLINRGVKTLGVRMDRHCSNALSIAEWLEGHPAVEKVAYPHLPSHPDFALAKKQMKKGGGMISVTLKADLDQTKVFLSNCKLFTLAESLGGVESLIEHPAIMTHASIPPETRKELGIDDGLVRISVGIEDLEDLIDDLKNAFEAAGLPTG, encoded by the coding sequence ATGAAGAAGAATAAAAAATATGGCTTTTCAACTACTGCAATTCATGCAGGACAAGAGCCAGATCCAACTACTGGAGCAGTAATACCACCAATATATGCAACTTCTACTTATGCTCAAACGGCACCAGGAGAACATAAAGGTTTTGAATACACAAGAAGCCATAATCCAACAAGATATGCTTACGAAGATGCAGTTGCTGCATTAGAAGGTGGTGTAAAAGGATTTGCTTTTGCAAGTGGATTAGCTGCTTCCGCAACTGTATTAGACATACTTGAGGGGGGATCTCATGTAATTGCGATGAACGATTTATATGGCGGTACTTTTCGTCTTTTTGATAAAGTACGAAAGTATTCTGCCAAATTAGAATTCTCTTTTATTGATCTAAATGATTTAGATGCATTAAAAGCTGCAATTAAACCTAATACTAAAATGATTTGGGCAGAAACACCTACAAATCCAATGTTACGTTTAGTTGATCTAGAAAAAGTAGCTCAAATAGGTAAAGAAAATAATATTATTACTGTTTGTGATAATACTTTTGCAACACCATACCTTCAAAAACCTCTTGAATTAGGGTTTGATATGGTCGCTCATTCAGCAACAAAATACATTAATGGTCATTCTGATGTAGTAGGCGGAATTGTAGTTGTAGGAGAAAATAAAGAATTAGAAGAAAGCATGACTTTTCTTCAAAATGCAGTAGGTTCTGTTCAAGGACCTTTTGATTCTTTCCTAATTAACAGAGGAGTAAAAACTTTGGGAGTTAGAATGGACCGCCACTGTAGTAATGCACTAAGTATTGCAGAATGGTTAGAAGGTCATCCTGCTGTAGAAAAAGTAGCTTACCCACACCTACCATCTCATCCAGATTTTGCTTTAGCGAAAAAACAAATGAAGAAAGGCGGTGGTATGATTTCAGTTACGCTTAAAGCTGATCTAGACCAAACTAAGGTGTTCCTTTCAAACTGTAAATTATTTACTTTGGCAGAAAGCCTTGGGGGTGTAGAAAGCTTAATCGAACATCCTGCAATTATGACTCATGCTTCTATTCCTCCAGAAACTAGAAAAGAACTCGGTATAGATGATGGTTTAGTTCGTATCTCAGTAGGTATTGAAGACTTAGAAGATTTAATAGACGATCTTAAAAATGCTTTCGAAGCAGCGGGTCTTCCAACTGGATAA